CACCTAATATAAAATATCTCATAATTGGCTCGGATACCACGCTTAGTTGTCGTAAAGTTTCACTGTTCCTATTTTCTCTCCATTTTTTCGGTATGCCGATTcccttgatcttcttcttgggATACAACTCCAAGTATTGTCCATCCCATGTCTATTCATCGGGTTTTGACACGATCTCACCCTTCTCTTTTGATTACATACGTGATGTCGGATTCATAATTCCCAGTTCGGCTGAAAAGTGGATGCAAAGACACCGGTTTTAATCTTcaacttttgacttaaaaagaaaaaaaatgtagttGAGTCAGAAAGTACATATTATCGATTAGCTCCAGTACCATGGTGATAAATTCCATCTATTCGAACTAAAGACTttgtaaatttgtttttaagttTTGAGGTTGCATCCCTTACTTCAAACTAGGTTGAGTTTTGGTACACGATTTTCAATTTCTGAAAGGTTTTCTCTGTTATTTAAGAACTTGAGTTTGATTGTATGAAAGatgtttttgatatttaaaactGTTTCTATTGTGTGTTTTGATGGACTGTGTGCAAGTAAGATCAATCTTAAGTGAGCAAGGGTGGAGCATACATTACCTAGAAATAGTAGAGTTACAAAGATTGTTAGCTCATCTGCCAAAAGTGCAAGTGATGAGATGAAGTTTATCAACATACATTTGaacaattcattcaaaaaaaattacgaAGACTGCTTCTGCCATTCAGCAAAAATTAGAGGGATGAATCGCCTTTTGCTGCCATGGTGTTGCTTCTCTTCATCCAGTTATCCGGCAAACGGATATTATAAGTAGAACCAAAAAGGGATGTGCTAACCTTTACAAACAAAAACTAAACAGGTACAAGAAAGTAAAACTACAAACATAATCGGGTTCGTTGCTCCTCTCTTTCTTCTCCAGTTAATATTGGGGAACTCATGCCTCTTTCAGCTAAACATCTCTTATATGGAACAAAACCCTTCACACGCTTCGTGGAATTTGCTCTTCGCTCAAATAAAGAGGGTACGCTGGCTCTAACCCTAACCGACTCTTCTACCACATTACCACTACTCTGAGCTTCAATTTCCAAATACTCTGCATCTACTGATACTGCGTTGGAGCCGGTGGAAGACCCTTCCTTTTGAGTTCCCTTTCCTTCCAAATCTCTGTCATTAAAGAGTGGACGTCCCTTCATTGGAACTGGGCTATGCACCTGAGTGCAAGGAACTGCACATGATGATCCCCGCGGCAAATGAGTTGCAACGCCACTTTGGTTAGGCCCTGGACTTCCATTTGGTGTTGGAAAGTAATATGACGGCGTAGGAGGGACGATAGAAAAGGTACTTTGAGGACATTCTGAATCCCAGGGCAAATATTTTGCAGGGAAGGAGCTTCGAGTCAACGTCTCGTCTGTCGGTGGCATATGAGCATCAGTAACTAATACGGTTTTACCAAACAACTTCAGACACTGTGTGGATGATGCCTCATCCGAGCCTTCTTTCACAAAATCATTGTCTTCCGGAAACAACTCTAGTTTCTGGAGTTACAAATCACAATGAGTGGTGTCAAATGAGAAATCATACACATATCGAATCAAAGAAGACAGCTGAGCAAGATAGTACGTACCACACAAGCCTGATTGGCCGGATTTGAAGTAGCATAAGCTCGGGCAGGTGACGATCTGCTCTCCTCTACAACAAAATCGAATGGTTCAGAAAGTACAAGATCACCAGAATTCTCAGCGACAGCTGATGAAACAGGTGATGACTGCTCACTTGGCTTAGTGGAATCCACCGTACCAAATGCATCTGAACCAAGGGTAGACAACACAGAGGTAGGAGACTGATTCTCTGGCTCAGAGAGACAAAGATCAGGTGAACCAGACCTGTTCAATTTCTCTGAAGCCAGGGTTCCACTTTTAAGTGGAGTTGCCATTTTTCGTGGATAAGGGTGCATCGGCTTTCTTTTAGGCCGAGGAGGAGGGATCTCAATGGATTTCACAGAGCTTGCATCACCATTACCCGATTCACGAACAACCTGAAAACACTTTTATGTCAACAGCCAATACAAAACAGATGCCCTTAGAGCAAGCACAAACAATAAAATGAGATAAGAGCAGCAAACCTTTGAAAAGAACTTCTGAGCATGGCTTCTAATCTGAACTGCAGTTTTAGTTCCCACATGCTCTGAGAATTAAACAAGGTCTCTTTAGTATGGAGTGACAACTCAAACAATCCATATCCATTGATTGTGTTAGTTGTTTACCTTCTATTCGTCGCCATGCCCTACCATGAAGCTTTAATGCTTCAAGGAACTTTTTGTGCTCTTCCTCAGACCACCTCTCCCTTTGCTTTGAAATGGTGTATGGTTTTCTTATctgttttgaataagaaaataagcAACACTCACTCAGACATAAGTCTTTTAACACAAACTTAAGCATTGTCGGCAGAGCAACGAACCTTAGGAGCATATTCTTCTCCTGGATTAACTTGCTCATCAATCTGGATACTCCTTGGAGAAGGAGCTCCCACATCAACTGACATCCTATTCCTACAAGGAAGTATCGAGTCCGACTCGCTTTGAtcctaaaatttcaaattaccATTAGTCACAAGCTTTTCCAATTCTACAAGTCATTCAAAAATCTACACTCAATAGCTTTTCATTCTGTTATTACATCCAGATAACAAGTAAAGACATGCAATTTGTTCTCTCTCTCTACTTCAACAACAGCTACAGttcaatcataaaattaattatttccaaaTACATCAAGCCATTTATAAACAACAATAGCTATAATCTGagaggaaagaaaaaaacatctTTTTAACCATTGAGAACAGGGCAAGAAATCTATCATCTAAAGtttaataagaaaattagaTAAGATGCATACCCCTATAGTCATTTCTGCTGAATCAAATCAGTACTCGTTGAGTCCTAAAATAGAAGAAACCCAGTTTTACCCAATTAATTCTCTTCAGTTCCAAAACCCAGAAATCTCAACAGTAATCTTCAAATTCAGTTAATTATAAGCtccaaaattccaaaaaatcaCACGATCTAACAACCCCCCAATACAGAACTGTAGCTCTTCACACCCTGTTCACTTTTACAACCACTAAAAACAACTTTTCCCCTTTAAAGATCGAAACTTTCATCCTTATCCTCACCAAAACACAACATCAAAGTTGTTAAATCAAACgaaaaaaacaaccaaaaattcaataaatagaCAAATATTGCTAGAATTCCCAAGAAAACACTTGATCGATAAAACTAAAAACAAGTGTGAAACAAcacacaaatattattttttgaagaaaggaagaagaagagaagagagagatggaaaatgagaaataattttgagttttttgggggttgaaaagggagaaaaagaagaagggaAGTAGTGCCACGTCATGGGTTAAAGTGaaagtttcattttcttttgggGGTATTTTTAGTATTTCTGGTAGAACAACCGAGAAATCCATTCAACTCTTGTGGCTCACGTTTAATGACACGTGGcaatttctacttttttttgcCTAAATAAAATATCGTGGTTTaatttaagccaatatttttcacaaaaaaatttcatactcGCGAGTAAACCAACTGGAACCTTGTACTGCCTTCTTTTGTATAACACGTGTCGACTTTTTTATGGATAACACTTTTCGCTTTTTCTGCCCCACTGGGTGGGGTAAACAAGTTTGACAATTTCAttactttttcaatattttcccTCTTTCAAATCATGCAATTCTTTTTTGGTTCTCAACAAGATATTATCCAAACTACtagattttttatcaaaaataaaaattatttcttttctttcgtTTTAAGAAAGTTAAACTTTGTTCTTAATATATAATACTAATATCCAAACAAACatcctattaatttttttatttgttatttttacattaaaaatgcaGGGAACATGTCTTTTTTGTAGTAGTTGATTGTGAGTATAAGTAGAAATTTATATGTATACCTTTCTATTTGGGTGGTCAAGGATACTTAAATTACTGtccaaaatatttattattttataaaattagtattAATTGTTCTGGAAGTGAATAATATTCTTATATCTCATATtggatgaatatttttttaattttatactgtaataaaaaattagattgattaattttattttgtttctctttttcatattaattattcttttgagagagaaaaattggaactttaaaatttatttaaacttttagaGGTTATATTAATTGTGGGggtaatatgaaaaaaattaattaattatatcttgATATAATAAGTAATCCAgtaatatataatgaatatttttaataaaatgctTATCTAATATAGGATGGATGGAGTATTGATAATATAGTATAAAAAGTTATAGTCTGAAAAGTACAAACAAGTGATTATTagttgatattataattttcaaatctatttattatttgttagaagaaaaataatagaaaaaattaaaattttgaggcGGAAAATATCATTAGCTTTCTAGATTTATTAGTTGTATATTTTGTAAGAGTTGATAAGAATTTCTCCGAATGAATactacaaaaacataaaatatatatgcaaTTGAATAGtacaacttttgaaaatattttgtatttataaacTAATCTAATAAGGAGATTTTTCATGAAGAGACTCATTTTCTGAACAAACGTAATCTTTAGttattttctttccaaatagataaattttttggttcaatttgaaattcaaattctaaataaataatttgtacAAAATAAATTACGAAAAATGAATCTTCGAATCTACTTCAAGATCCAAACTCGACCTGCGTCGAAGCCCTAAATCCAagtcctttatatatatataNNNNNNNNNNNNNNNNNNNNNNNNNNNNNNNNNNNNNNNNNNNNNNNNNNNNNNNNNNNNNNNNNNNNNNNNNNNNNNNNNNNNNNNNNNNNNNNNNNNNNNNNNNNNNNNNNNNNNNNNNNNNNNNNNNNNNNNNNNNNNNNNNNNNNNNNNNNNNNNNNNNNNNNNNNNNNNNNNNNNNNNNNNNNNNNNNNNNNNNNNNNNNNNNNNNNNNNNNNNNNNNNNNNNNNNNNNNNNNNNNNNNNNNNNNNNNNNNNNNNNNNNNNNNNNNNNNNNNNNNNNNNNNNNNNNNNNNNNNNNNNNNNNNNNNNNNNNNNNNNNNNNNNNNNNNNNNNNNNNNNNNNNNNNNNNNNNNNNNNNNNNNNNNNNNNNNNNNNNNNNNNNNNNNNNNNNNNNNNNNNNNNNNNNNNNNNNNNNNNNNNNNNNNNNNNNNNNNNNNNNNNNNNNNNNNNNNNNNNNNNNNNNNNNNNNNNNNNNNNNNNNNNNNNNNNNNNNNNNNNNNNNNNNNNNNNNNNNNNNNNNNNNNNNNNNNNNNNNNNNNNNNNNNNNNNNNNNNNNNNNNNNNNNNNNNNNNNNNNNNNNNNNNNNNNNatatatatatatatatatatatatatatatgtattactcaattaaataaactcaATGAGCTAGACTTTATATGAACCTAAAAGATGGTTTCTCCATCAATGTGAAAACTTTCTCTTTATACTACAATTATCCCAACACTATAAATCTTGAAAACTGATTGGAAAAACCTCCCCATTAAGCCAATTAGTggcataattaaaaaaacacatggcaagatgaagaaaatttttgacgaattttaatttaattttttctctgaATCActaaactcaatttttttttagagtgcatattttttgttatattgcTTGAAGAATATAGTTTTCTTCCTTCGTTATATGTGACTGGATCGGTGTCTATATTATGTG
This window of the Solanum pennellii chromosome 2, SPENNV200 genome carries:
- the LOC107010257 gene encoding protein REVEILLE 1, translating into MTIGDQSESDSILPCRNRMSVDVGAPSPRSIQIDEQVNPGEEYAPKIRKPYTISKQRERWSEEEHKKFLEALKLHGRAWRRIEEHVGTKTAVQIRSHAQKFFSKVVRESGNGDASSVKSIEIPPPRPKRKPMHPYPRKMATPLKSGTLASEKLNRSGSPDLCLSEPENQSPTSVLSTLGSDAFGTVDSTKPSEQSSPVSSAVAENSGDLVLSEPFDFVVEESRSSPARAYATSNPANQACVKLELFPEDNDFVKEGSDEASSTQCLKLFGKTVLVTDAHMPPTDETLTRSSFPAKYLPWDSECPQSTFSIVPPTPSYYFPTPNGSPGPNQSGVATHLPRGSSCAVPCTQVHSPVPMKGRPLFNDRDLEGKGTQKEGSSTGSNAVSVDAEYLEIEAQSSGNVVEESVRVRASVPSLFERRANSTKRVKGFVPYKRCLAERGMSSPILTGEEREEQRTRLCL